A section of the Blastocatellia bacterium genome encodes:
- the smpB gene encoding SsrA-binding protein SmpB, protein MSTDKVVATNREAYHNYHILETHECGIALTGTEVKSIREGRCNLKDSYGQIRDGEAWLFNAHISPYSHGHRDNHEPRRTRKLLLHKAEIHRLAGKAQEKGLTLVPTKMYFKNGRVKVELAIAKGKKLYDKRETERRREADREARAMLKQRNR, encoded by the coding sequence ATGTCAACTGATAAAGTCGTCGCGACGAACCGCGAGGCCTACCATAATTATCACATCCTCGAAACGCATGAGTGCGGCATCGCGCTCACCGGCACAGAAGTGAAATCGATTCGCGAAGGCCGCTGCAATCTCAAAGACAGTTACGGGCAGATACGCGACGGCGAAGCCTGGCTCTTCAACGCGCACATCAGCCCTTACAGTCACGGCCACCGCGATAATCACGAGCCGAGGCGCACCCGCAAGCTCCTGCTGCACAAAGCCGAGATTCATCGGCTGGCCGGCAAGGCGCAGGAGAAGGGGCTGACCCTGGTGCCGACGAAGATGTATTTCAAGAACGGGCGCGTTAAAGTCGAGCTGGCGATTGCCAAAGGCAAGAAACTCTACGACAAGCGAGAAACCGAGCGCCGCCGCGAAGCCGACCGCGAAGCGCGTGCTATGTTGAAACAAAGGAACCGGTGA
- a CDS encoding ThiF family adenylyltransferase: MKTDDRYSRQRLFAPIGEAGQARLAGARVVIIGCGALGAMQAETLCRAGVGHLTLVDRDFVEESNLQRQIMFEEADARERLPKAVAAARRISRVNSDVGVEPIVADVNFENIEEIIAGADLVIDGTDNFETRYLINDACVKTATPWIYGAAVGSYGLTMTILPGETPCLRCVLEAMPAPGSGPTCDTAGVILPIIATIAAIQCAEAMKLLTGQREQLHGALVRIDVWDLQINRLRLDGYGERDACPACGQREFEFLRGAGRQVTTTLCGRNAVQIGRSGATSVDFVQLAARLKSAGDVAYNDFLLRFRVDDYDITVFRDARSIIRGTDDAAIARSLYARYIGA; the protein is encoded by the coding sequence ATGAAGACCGATGATCGTTATTCGCGGCAGCGGTTGTTTGCGCCCATCGGCGAAGCCGGCCAGGCGCGGCTCGCCGGCGCGCGCGTCGTCATCATTGGCTGCGGCGCGCTCGGCGCTATGCAGGCAGAGACCCTCTGCCGCGCCGGCGTAGGCCATCTGACACTCGTTGACCGCGACTTCGTTGAAGAATCGAACCTGCAACGGCAGATCATGTTCGAGGAAGCCGACGCCCGCGAGCGCTTGCCGAAAGCCGTCGCCGCCGCGCGCCGCATCAGCCGTGTTAATTCAGATGTTGGCGTCGAGCCCATCGTCGCCGATGTGAATTTCGAGAACATCGAAGAGATCATCGCCGGCGCTGACCTGGTCATTGATGGCACGGACAACTTCGAGACGCGGTACCTGATTAACGACGCCTGCGTGAAGACCGCGACGCCGTGGATATATGGCGCGGCGGTCGGCTCGTACGGCTTGACGATGACCATTCTTCCGGGCGAAACGCCTTGCTTGCGCTGCGTGCTTGAAGCGATGCCCGCACCCGGATCGGGGCCGACCTGCGATACGGCGGGCGTCATCTTGCCGATCATCGCGACGATTGCGGCGATCCAATGCGCTGAAGCCATGAAGCTGTTGACCGGCCAGCGCGAGCAACTGCATGGCGCGCTGGTTCGCATAGATGTTTGGGATTTGCAGATCAACCGGCTGCGTCTCGACGGCTACGGCGAGCGCGATGCCTGTCCGGCGTGCGGCCAACGCGAGTTCGAGTTTCTGAGAGGCGCGGGCCGTCAGGTGACGACGACCCTCTGTGGTCGCAACGCCGTGCAGATCGGGCGCTCGGGCGCGACCTCCGTAGATTTCGTACAGCTCGCCGCGCGCCTCAAGTCTGCCGGTGACGTAGCGTATAACGATTTCCTGTTGCGCTTTCGCGTTGACGATTACGACATCACTGTCTTCCGCGACGCGCGCAGCATCATTCGCGGCACCGACGACGCCGCCATCGCGCGCAGCCTGTACGCGCGCTACATCGGAGCCTGA
- a CDS encoding cupin domain-containing protein, whose product MGDTSVKKVQSAHSPKGEEGQKYLVSGKQVSMRLWENEPPTDDKPEATRDYETVGYVIRGRAELLLEGQRILLEAGDSWLVPRGARHTYKILEPFTAIEATAPPAQVHGRDE is encoded by the coding sequence ATGGGTGATACCAGTGTGAAGAAGGTGCAATCGGCGCATTCGCCGAAGGGCGAGGAAGGGCAGAAATATCTGGTGTCGGGTAAGCAGGTTTCGATGCGGCTCTGGGAAAACGAGCCGCCGACCGACGATAAGCCCGAAGCCACGCGCGACTATGAAACCGTCGGCTATGTCATCCGAGGCCGCGCCGAGCTGTTGCTCGAAGGGCAGCGGATTCTGCTGGAGGCGGGCGATTCGTGGCTGGTGCCGAGGGGGGCGCGCCACACCTACAAGATACTTGAACCTTTCACCGCCATCGAAGCGACCGCGCCGCCGGCACAAGTTCACGGGCGCGACGAATAA
- a CDS encoding sigma-54 dependent transcriptional regulator — protein MADILLVEDKDNLRQMLRMTLESAGYSADEARDGAEARRRLQDARYKLVITDLKMPRADGLEVLRAAKASDANTAVILLTAYGTVDEAVLAMKEGAFEFLQKPVDSGHLLALVERVLEEARMRAENVLLREEYARRYGFPRIIGDSPAMQRVGREIQQVAQTPTTVLLLGESGTGKELFARAIHHLSPRRNAPFVAINCAAIPDTLIENELFGHEKGAYTGADQRRVGKFELASRGTIFLDEISEIAPAVQAKLLRVLEERRITRLGGSADIEVDVRVVAATNRDLKGAVAAKQFREDLYFRLAVFPVQIPALRERRSDVRQIAEFFATKYGRELRRAPLRLTEPAIRALEEYDWPGNVRELENCIERACILSRGIEVTPFDLNIAPPADYSPREELALLDGFDLRGSLAEVSTRAQRLVERRKIDQTLRECEFNKSRAAERLAVSYKTLLTRIKELELE, from the coding sequence ATGGCAGACATATTACTGGTCGAAGACAAAGACAATCTCAGGCAGATGCTCCGCATGACGCTTGAGAGCGCAGGATATTCGGCAGATGAAGCGCGCGATGGCGCCGAGGCACGACGCCGATTGCAGGACGCGCGTTACAAGCTAGTCATCACCGACTTGAAGATGCCGCGCGCCGACGGCCTTGAAGTGCTGCGCGCCGCCAAGGCTTCGGACGCCAACACGGCGGTCATTCTGCTCACCGCCTACGGCACCGTCGACGAAGCCGTGCTGGCGATGAAAGAGGGCGCGTTCGAGTTCTTGCAGAAGCCCGTTGATAGCGGCCACCTGCTGGCACTGGTCGAGCGCGTGCTGGAAGAAGCGCGCATGCGCGCCGAGAACGTCCTGCTGCGCGAAGAGTACGCTCGCCGCTATGGCTTCCCGCGCATCATCGGCGATTCGCCGGCCATGCAGCGCGTCGGGCGCGAGATTCAACAGGTGGCGCAGACGCCGACCACCGTCTTGCTGCTCGGCGAGTCGGGCACCGGCAAAGAGCTTTTCGCGCGCGCCATCCACCACCTCAGCCCACGCCGCAACGCGCCGTTTGTCGCCATCAACTGCGCGGCGATTCCCGACACCTTGATCGAGAACGAGCTGTTCGGCCATGAGAAGGGCGCTTACACCGGCGCCGATCAGCGGCGCGTCGGGAAGTTCGAGCTGGCGTCGCGCGGCACCATCTTCCTGGATGAGATCAGCGAGATTGCGCCCGCCGTGCAAGCAAAGCTATTGCGCGTCCTTGAAGAGCGGCGGATCACAAGGCTCGGCGGCTCGGCGGACATCGAAGTTGATGTGCGTGTGGTGGCGGCAACCAACCGCGATTTGAAGGGGGCAGTCGCGGCCAAACAGTTCCGCGAAGACCTCTACTTTCGTCTCGCCGTCTTTCCCGTGCAGATCCCCGCGTTGCGCGAGCGCCGCAGCGACGTTCGCCAGATCGCCGAATTCTTTGCCACCAAGTATGGGCGCGAGCTGCGCCGCGCGCCGCTCAGATTGACCGAGCCGGCTATCCGCGCGCTCGAAGAGTACGACTGGCCGGGCAACGTGCGCGAGCTGGAGAACTGCATCGAACGCGCCTGCATTCTGTCACGCGGCATAGAGGTCACGCCTTTTGATTTGAACATCGCGCCGCCGGCAGATTATTCGCCGCGTGAAGAGCTGGCGCTGCTCGATGGCTTTGATCTACGCGGCAGCCTCGCCGAAGTCAGCACGCGGGCACAGCGGCTGGTCGAGCGCCGCAAGATCGATCAGACGCTGCGCGAATGCGAGTTCAACAAGTCGCGCGCCGCCGAGCGCCTGGCCGTCAGCTATAAAACACTGCTGACGCGCATCAAGGAGCTTGAGCTGGAGTAA
- a CDS encoding leucyl aminopeptidase, which yields MEVKADHAKFYEIDADALVVTIYEGETAADGALKELDERTGGIISEMLGSDEMRGKQGDMVYVYRPGNIRARRLLLVGGGKREEYSLDTIRKMAGSAARFLRGKGARSMAILRRSQLDLGKAVQAATEGAILGLFEPDMYKTQNKEERRIDELILLAAAPGNEAELAAGVERGRVIAEAVNMARELSNEPSSVLTPSELAERAKEVATRFGLDIDVLDESRMKELGMGALLGVARGSDEPAKLIVLRYTPDESEPMGNDADVIAVVGKGITFDSGGISIKPAEGMEKMKYDMSGAAATLAVMRALAQLKPRVNVIGVMPATENMPSGRAYKPGDVLRAMSGKTIEVINTDAEGRLILADAISYARKLGATRIIDMATLTGAVAIALGPINVAALTNDQAFVDELRGAAREAGERFWQLPMDDDYRDMIKSDIADIKNSSGRYAGTITAAWFLREFADDTPWVHLDIAGTAWENERKAHMAKGPTGVAIRTLINYICNHAAK from the coding sequence ATGGAAGTCAAAGCGGATCATGCAAAATTTTACGAGATCGACGCCGACGCGCTGGTGGTGACGATCTACGAAGGTGAAACGGCGGCGGACGGCGCGCTCAAAGAGCTCGATGAGCGCACCGGCGGCATCATCAGCGAGATGCTCGGCTCCGACGAGATGCGCGGCAAGCAGGGCGACATGGTTTATGTTTACCGGCCCGGTAACATTCGCGCCCGGCGGCTGCTACTGGTCGGCGGCGGCAAGCGCGAAGAATACTCGCTCGACACGATACGCAAAATGGCCGGTTCGGCGGCGCGCTTTCTGCGCGGCAAAGGGGCGCGCTCGATGGCTATCTTGCGGCGCTCGCAGCTCGACCTCGGCAAGGCCGTGCAGGCCGCCACGGAAGGCGCGATCCTCGGGCTCTTCGAGCCGGATATGTACAAGACGCAGAATAAGGAAGAGCGCCGCATTGACGAATTGATCTTGCTGGCCGCCGCGCCGGGCAATGAAGCCGAGCTGGCCGCGGGCGTCGAGCGCGGGCGCGTCATCGCCGAAGCCGTCAACATGGCGCGTGAGCTGTCGAACGAGCCGAGCTCGGTGCTGACGCCGTCGGAGCTTGCCGAGCGCGCCAAAGAAGTGGCGACGCGCTTTGGTCTCGACATCGATGTGCTGGACGAATCGCGCATGAAAGAGCTGGGGATGGGCGCGCTACTGGGCGTGGCGCGCGGCTCGGACGAGCCGGCGAAGCTCATCGTCTTGCGCTACACGCCCGACGAGTCAGAGCCGATGGGCAACGACGCTGACGTCATCGCGGTCGTCGGCAAAGGCATCACCTTCGATTCGGGCGGCATCTCGATCAAACCCGCCGAAGGCATGGAGAAGATGAAGTACGACATGTCCGGGGCGGCGGCGACGCTGGCCGTCATGCGGGCGCTGGCGCAGCTGAAGCCGCGCGTCAATGTCATCGGCGTCATGCCGGCGACCGAGAACATGCCTTCGGGCCGCGCCTATAAGCCGGGCGATGTGCTGCGGGCGATGAGCGGCAAAACCATCGAAGTGATCAACACCGACGCCGAAGGCCGCCTGATTCTGGCCGACGCCATCAGCTACGCGCGCAAGCTCGGCGCGACGCGCATCATTGACATGGCGACGCTCACCGGCGCGGTAGCCATTGCTCTCGGCCCGATCAATGTAGCGGCGCTCACCAATGACCAGGCGTTCGTGGATGAATTGCGCGGCGCTGCCCGTGAAGCCGGCGAGCGCTTCTGGCAACTGCCGATGGACGACGATTACCGCGACATGATCAAGAGCGACATCGCCGACATCAAAAACTCGTCGGGCCGTTACGCCGGCACCATCACTGCCGCATGGTTTTTGCGCGAGTTCGCCGACGACACGCCGTGGGTGCATCTCGACATCGCCGGCACCGCCTGGGAGAACGAGCGCAAGGCGCACATGGCGAAAGGCCCGACGGGCGTCGCCATTCGCACACTGATCAATTACATCTGCAACCACGCCGCGAAATAA
- a CDS encoding DUF2231 domain-containing protein, with translation MKTPARIFGHPIHPMIIPFPFALWTFSLIADLIYYFGNHDYVWVNVAFYTLAGGLVGGLLAAIPGIADYFSIRDRKVSSIAAWHARFNVTALLSFAASFYLRTASGSRMVNGSLTIPVLLSAFGFLLIGVSGWLGGELVYKHHVGVEMPGEAGDDARYPRRAA, from the coding sequence ATGAAAACACCGGCACGAATATTTGGTCATCCGATCCACCCGATGATCATTCCATTCCCATTCGCGCTCTGGACATTTTCGCTGATTGCCGACTTGATCTATTACTTCGGCAATCACGATTACGTCTGGGTGAACGTGGCGTTCTACACGCTTGCGGGCGGCCTGGTCGGCGGCCTGCTGGCGGCGATACCAGGCATTGCCGACTATTTCTCGATCCGTGACCGCAAGGTTTCAAGCATTGCCGCATGGCATGCGCGCTTCAACGTCACCGCGCTGCTGTCGTTTGCCGCAAGCTTCTACCTGCGGACGGCGAGCGGCTCGCGCATGGTTAACGGCAGCCTGACGATACCTGTGCTGTTATCGGCCTTCGGCTTTCTATTGATCGGGGTGTCGGGCTGGCTTGGCGGCGAGCTGGTCTACAAACATCACGTCGGCGTTGAAATGCCAGGCGAGGCCGGCGACGACGCGCGTTATCCGCGCCGCGCCGCGTGA
- a CDS encoding cystathionine beta-synthase, with product MDYKEDILGLIGQTPLVRLNKLTRGIRATVLAKMESLNPGGSVKDRIGVSMINAAEREGRLKPGGTVVEATSGNTGIGLALVCAVRGYRAVFVMTDKCSVEKVRYLKALGADVVVVPVAAKPDSPDHYVNTARRIARETPNSIFVFQYGNPANPEAHYHSTGPELWEQTEGRITHFVCGIGTGGTISGTGRYLKEKNSRIQVIGADPYGSVFKTYQETGQLMQATPYLVEGIGQEIIPENVHMKYIDRIINVTDRDSFQMARRLGREEGIFCGGSTGTNAIVALQVARDLGPDEVVVFVIADTGERYLSKFHSDEWMKEKRLLTPEKITVGLVAQLKEDDSTPHLVSVSPDHTVNDAIQLMNSYGLSQLPVLDEGRSVGSLREGKLMAKLLGNRELMQAKVADVMDRGFPVVTEDLGMESAVKHLRTSPALLVEEYGRIVGIITRHDVLAAQP from the coding sequence ATGGACTACAAAGAAGATATTCTTGGGCTGATCGGGCAGACGCCGCTCGTCAGGCTCAACAAGCTGACGCGTGGCATTCGAGCGACGGTGCTGGCCAAGATGGAATCGCTCAATCCCGGCGGCTCGGTCAAAGATCGCATCGGCGTTTCGATGATCAACGCCGCCGAGCGCGAGGGCCGGCTCAAGCCCGGCGGCACGGTCGTTGAAGCGACCAGCGGCAACACCGGCATTGGCCTGGCGCTGGTCTGTGCCGTGCGCGGCTATCGGGCGGTCTTCGTGATGACCGACAAGTGCTCGGTCGAAAAAGTGCGCTACCTGAAAGCCCTGGGCGCGGACGTCGTCGTCGTGCCGGTCGCCGCCAAGCCCGATTCGCCCGATCACTATGTCAACACGGCGCGCCGCATCGCCCGCGAGACGCCGAACTCGATCTTCGTTTTTCAATACGGCAACCCGGCGAACCCCGAAGCGCATTATCACTCGACCGGGCCAGAGCTATGGGAGCAGACCGAAGGGCGCATCACCCACTTCGTTTGCGGCATCGGCACCGGCGGCACGATCAGCGGCACCGGGCGTTATTTGAAAGAGAAGAATTCGCGCATCCAGGTGATCGGCGCCGACCCTTACGGCTCGGTCTTCAAAACCTATCAGGAGACCGGCCAGTTGATGCAGGCGACGCCATATCTTGTTGAAGGCATCGGCCAGGAGATCATTCCTGAGAACGTTCACATGAAGTACATAGACCGCATCATCAATGTCACCGACCGGGATTCGTTTCAGATGGCGCGGCGGCTGGGCCGCGAAGAAGGCATTTTCTGTGGCGGCTCGACCGGCACGAATGCGATAGTCGCCTTGCAGGTGGCGCGCGACCTCGGCCCCGATGAGGTGGTGGTCTTCGTCATCGCCGACACCGGCGAGCGTTATCTGTCAAAGTTTCATTCCGACGAGTGGATGAAAGAGAAGCGGCTGCTGACGCCCGAAAAGATCACCGTCGGGCTGGTGGCGCAACTCAAGGAAGACGACTCGACGCCGCATCTGGTTTCCGTTAGCCCTGACCATACAGTGAACGATGCGATACAGTTGATGAACAGCTACGGGCTGTCGCAACTGCCGGTGCTAGACGAAGGCCGGTCGGTCGGCAGTCTGCGCGAAGGCAAGCTGATGGCGAAGCTGCTCGGCAACCGCGAGCTGATGCAGGCGAAAGTCGCCGACGTGATGGACAGAGGCTTCCCCGTCGTCACGGAAGACTTAGGGATGGAATCAGCGGTGAAGCACTTGCGGACCTCGCCGGCGCTGCTCGTCGAAGAGTACGGGCGCATCGTCGGCATCATCACACGCCACGATGTGCTTGCCGCGCAACCATGA
- a CDS encoding redoxin domain-containing protein, which produces MSAMKPAIGRTSRIVPAVLILALVMALAGCNSEESSKRSSTAKLVVQPVAVNSIAQSLEQMKGKVVVLDLWATWCGPCRMEIPSFIKLQEKYKAQGLEIVGVSLDPITRGGNAEMVGKFAQDNNINYTIWLVNNPSALANYPAGQGIPTTYVIGRDGRIVKQYVGVQPENVFESDIKSLL; this is translated from the coding sequence ATGTCAGCGATGAAACCGGCGATTGGACGCACAAGTCGTATTGTGCCGGCGGTCTTGATTCTCGCTCTAGTGATGGCGCTCGCCGGCTGCAACTCTGAGGAGAGCAGCAAGCGCAGCAGCACCGCCAAGCTGGTCGTGCAGCCCGTTGCCGTCAACAGCATTGCGCAGAGCCTTGAGCAGATGAAGGGCAAAGTCGTCGTCCTCGACCTGTGGGCGACATGGTGCGGCCCCTGCCGCATGGAGATTCCCAGCTTCATCAAGCTTCAGGAGAAGTACAAGGCGCAGGGGTTGGAAATCGTCGGCGTGTCGCTCGATCCGATCACCCGCGGAGGCAATGCCGAGATGGTCGGAAAGTTCGCGCAGGATAACAACATCAACTATACGATCTGGCTGGTCAACAACCCCTCGGCGCTTGCGAACTATCCGGCTGGCCAGGGCATCCCGACCACTTACGTCATCGGGCGCGATGGCCGCATCGTCAAACAATACGTCGGCGTGCAGCCGGAAAACGTCTTTGAAAGCGACATCAAATCGTTGCTCTAA
- the murQ gene encoding N-acetylmuramic acid 6-phosphate etherase: MKPITEQANPRTRDIDRRPTLEIVTLINNEDRTVADAVALVLPQVAEAVERIVERLSNGGHLFYIGTGTSGRLGVLDASECPPTYGVPSALVRGIIAGGVEALYKAVEAAEDDPAQAARDLDAAGLTPRDAVVGISASGNTPYTLGALRHAKALGAAAIAITSNPESAMAAAADVSIAPVVGPEVIAGSSRMKSGTAQKLILNMLSTATMIRLGLVYGNLMSNLQPNNAKLVRRACGILAEETGLSNEAAARLFEEAGRDLRLAFVMAATHLPRTEAESLLRAHGNSVRRAIDSL; this comes from the coding sequence ATGAAACCCATCACCGAACAGGCGAACCCGCGAACCCGCGATATTGATCGCCGCCCGACCCTTGAAATCGTCACCCTGATTAACAACGAAGACCGCACCGTCGCTGACGCCGTGGCGCTGGTCTTGCCGCAAGTCGCCGAGGCCGTCGAGCGCATCGTCGAGCGACTGAGCAACGGCGGCCATCTGTTTTACATCGGCACAGGCACCAGCGGGCGGCTCGGCGTGCTCGACGCTTCGGAATGCCCGCCGACTTACGGCGTGCCGAGTGCCCTCGTGCGCGGCATCATCGCCGGCGGCGTCGAAGCGTTATACAAAGCAGTCGAGGCCGCCGAAGATGACCCCGCGCAGGCGGCGCGCGACCTTGACGCCGCCGGCTTGACGCCGCGCGACGCGGTTGTCGGCATCTCGGCCAGCGGCAATACGCCTTATACGCTCGGCGCGCTAAGACACGCGAAAGCGCTTGGCGCGGCGGCCATCGCCATCACCAGCAATCCTGAATCGGCGATGGCGGCAGCGGCAGACGTTAGTATCGCGCCGGTCGTCGGCCCCGAAGTCATCGCCGGCTCATCGCGCATGAAATCCGGCACGGCGCAAAAGCTGATCTTGAATATGCTGTCAACGGCGACGATGATTCGCCTCGGGCTGGTCTACGGCAACCTGATGTCGAACCTGCAACCGAACAACGCCAAGCTCGTGCGCCGCGCCTGCGGCATCCTTGCCGAAGAGACCGGCCTGAGCAATGAGGCGGCGGCGCGGCTATTCGAAGAGGCGGGCCGTGACCTGCGCCTCGCCTTTGTGATGGCGGCCACACACCTGCCGCGCACTGAAGCCGAATCGTTGTTGCGAGCGCACGGCAATTCGGTGCGGCGGGCGATTGACAGCCTGTAG
- the murJ gene encoding murein biosynthesis integral membrane protein MurJ, with protein MKKRPPSHADEQSANQFIEHESQMEEDGLAEAEAKTPAGHPSVNATKATSSAPRKASVARSAGIVSLAVMASRVLGLVREMVFAYFFGASKSFANDAYVIAFRIPNLLRDLFAEGALSSAFVPVFSEYLVKRDEREAFRLSNLVSTALVLILGLLVILGVIFAGPIVAFIAPGFQDNPAKYELTVRMTRIMMPFILLVALAAQAMGVLNARDRFGIPALASSFFNIGSIIGGVAVAAFLADPTFAHPLRSIVDKPTESIIGMAYGVLIGGFLQYAVQWPSLYRAGFRYRPMLSFRDEGVRRIFRLMGPAIIGGAAVQVNVLINSNFASNIPGSGPVSWLSYSFRLMQFPIGVFGVAIATATLPAISRNAALEALDDFRHTLASSIRLAFLLTIPSAVGLIVLGRPIIALIYERGHFTTDDTMHTANALAFYALGLAGYSAIKILAPAFYALGDARKPMVVSLLSIGTNYVMNWMLVSRFQERGLALSTSAVALLNFALLYFIMQRRIHGIEGRRTLLTILKIVIASAAMGVACWAMSAGIARLIGDRFAARLVNVMVSVTLGALIFYAGAWLLRVEELQAATSALLRRFRRRKS; from the coding sequence ATGAAGAAGCGACCACCTTCGCACGCAGACGAGCAATCCGCCAATCAATTCATCGAGCACGAAAGCCAGATGGAAGAAGACGGGCTGGCTGAAGCCGAAGCCAAAACGCCCGCCGGCCACCCGTCCGTCAACGCGACGAAGGCGACGAGCAGCGCGCCGCGCAAAGCGAGCGTCGCCCGTTCGGCAGGCATCGTCAGCCTCGCCGTGATGGCCAGCCGTGTGTTGGGGCTGGTGCGCGAGATGGTCTTCGCCTACTTCTTCGGCGCGTCAAAGAGTTTCGCCAACGACGCGTATGTCATCGCCTTCCGCATTCCCAATCTGCTGCGCGACCTGTTTGCAGAGGGCGCGCTGTCGAGCGCCTTCGTGCCGGTCTTTTCCGAATACCTGGTGAAGCGCGACGAGCGCGAGGCTTTTCGCCTGTCGAATCTGGTTAGCACCGCGCTCGTGCTGATCCTCGGGCTGCTCGTCATTCTCGGCGTCATCTTCGCCGGGCCGATTGTGGCTTTCATCGCGCCGGGCTTTCAGGATAATCCCGCGAAGTACGAGCTGACCGTTCGCATGACGCGCATTATGATGCCGTTCATTTTGCTGGTGGCGCTGGCGGCACAAGCGATGGGCGTGCTCAACGCGCGAGATCGTTTCGGCATCCCGGCGCTGGCGTCGTCGTTCTTCAACATCGGCTCGATCATCGGCGGCGTTGCGGTCGCCGCGTTTCTGGCCGACCCGACTTTTGCGCACCCGCTGCGCAGCATTGTTGATAAGCCGACCGAAAGCATCATCGGCATGGCCTACGGCGTGTTGATCGGCGGCTTCCTGCAATACGCTGTGCAGTGGCCGAGCCTCTATCGCGCAGGCTTTCGCTACCGCCCGATGCTGAGCTTCCGCGACGAAGGCGTGCGGCGCATCTTTCGCTTGATGGGGCCGGCCATCATCGGCGGCGCAGCGGTGCAGGTGAACGTGCTGATCAACAGCAACTTCGCATCGAACATTCCCGGCAGCGGGCCTGTGTCGTGGCTGAGCTACTCGTTCCGCTTGATGCAATTCCCTATCGGCGTCTTCGGCGTGGCCATTGCGACGGCGACGCTGCCGGCCATCTCGCGCAACGCGGCGCTCGAAGCCCTGGATGACTTTCGGCATACGCTGGCCAGCTCGATCCGCCTGGCGTTTCTGCTAACGATCCCTTCGGCGGTCGGCCTGATCGTGCTGGGCCGCCCGATCATCGCGTTGATCTACGAGCGCGGCCACTTCACTACGGACGACACGATGCACACGGCGAATGCGCTGGCGTTTTACGCGCTGGGACTGGCAGGCTATTCGGCGATCAAGATTCTCGCGCCGGCCTTTTATGCGCTGGGCGACGCGCGCAAGCCGATGGTCGTCAGCTTGCTCTCGATTGGCACCAACTACGTGATGAACTGGATGCTGGTGAGCCGTTTTCAAGAGCGCGGCCTGGCGCTTTCGACCTCGGCGGTGGCGCTGCTGAACTTCGCGCTATTGTACTTCATCATGCAGCGGCGCATTCACGGCATCGAAGGCCGGCGTACGCTGCTTACCATCCTGAAGATTGTCATCGCCTCGGCAGCAATGGGCGTAGCCTGCTGGGCGATGAGCGCCGGCATCGCCCGCCTGATCGGCGACCGTTTTGCGGCGCGTCTGGTTAACGTCATGGTCTCGGTTACCCTCGGCGCGCTGATCTTTTACGCCGGCGCATGGCTGCTCAGAGTCGAAGAATTGCAGGCCGCCACGAGCGCGCTGCTGCGCCGTTTCCGGCGACGGAAATCATGA